The Nonlabens spongiae genome contains a region encoding:
- the panB gene encoding 3-methyl-2-oxobutanoate hydroxymethyltransferase: MSVAKKQYKRITVKSLTEMKSHGEKISMLTAYDYTMAKIIDSAGIDVLLVGDSASNVMAGHETTLPITLDQMIYHASSVVRGVERALVVVDLPFGSYQSDPKEALRSAIRIMKESGGHSVKLEGGREVKESIKRILHAGIPVMGHLGLTPQSIYKFGTYTVRAKEEAEAEKLIEDAQALERWGCFALVLEKVPAALAQKVAEQLTIPVIGIGAGSGVDGQVLVSHDMFGMTHEFNPRFLRRYLNLYEDMGNAVGQYVKDVKSVDFPNDEEQY; encoded by the coding sequence ATGTCCGTTGCCAAAAAGCAATACAAGCGTATTACCGTTAAATCCCTGACTGAAATGAAGTCGCATGGTGAGAAGATTTCCATGCTCACGGCTTATGATTACACGATGGCAAAAATTATAGATAGCGCCGGGATCGATGTATTACTTGTGGGAGATAGTGCAAGTAACGTGATGGCAGGGCATGAAACGACCTTACCGATTACCCTAGATCAAATGATCTATCACGCAAGTAGTGTAGTGCGAGGTGTGGAACGTGCTCTAGTGGTGGTGGATCTGCCTTTTGGAAGTTATCAAAGTGATCCCAAAGAGGCTTTACGCAGCGCGATACGTATCATGAAGGAAAGTGGTGGGCACAGTGTTAAACTAGAAGGCGGCCGTGAGGTAAAGGAATCGATCAAACGTATTCTCCACGCTGGTATTCCCGTAATGGGACATCTGGGACTTACACCGCAGTCGATCTACAAATTTGGTACATACACGGTGCGCGCAAAAGAAGAAGCAGAGGCTGAGAAACTGATTGAAGATGCACAAGCACTCGAGCGCTGGGGTTGTTTTGCCTTAGTTCTAGAAAAAGTACCAGCAGCTTTAGCTCAAAAGGTAGCTGAGCAACTTACCATTCCTGTTATAGGAATAGGTGCTGGTAGTGGGGTAGATGGCCAGGTACTGGTATCTCATGACATGTTTGGGATGACTCATGAATTCAACCCTAGATTCTTAAGAAGGTATCTAAATCTTTATGAAGATATGGGCAATGCAGTAGGTCAGTATGTCAAAGATGTGAAGTCAGTTGATTTCCCAAATGATGAAGAGCAGTATTAA
- a CDS encoding prohibitin family protein produces the protein MEKLSKAAIFAIVALVIVLIVIFKSSVVIEAGQAGVLFKPFGEGVEKDATYGEGFHIIAPWNDMIIFPVRQLSKSDKMRVLSVNGLEVTVDATVWYQPEYDRLPYLYQEKGINYEDNILEPAISAAARSVVGRYTPEQLYSSKRDVIQSEILEEARKELESQYVQVNRVLVKDVTLPPKIKEAIERKLKQEQEALEYEFRLTKASKEAERQKIDAEGKAVANQILSASLTDKILTEKGIEATLKLAESPNSKVIVVGGGENGGLPIILGNQ, from the coding sequence ATGGAAAAGTTAAGTAAAGCAGCAATTTTTGCGATAGTTGCGTTGGTCATCGTTTTGATCGTAATTTTTAAAAGTTCAGTAGTCATAGAAGCTGGACAGGCAGGAGTTCTGTTCAAGCCTTTTGGTGAAGGTGTTGAAAAAGATGCTACGTACGGAGAAGGGTTTCACATCATCGCGCCGTGGAATGACATGATCATTTTCCCTGTGAGACAGTTGTCTAAAAGTGATAAGATGCGTGTTCTTTCCGTAAACGGTCTCGAAGTAACTGTAGATGCTACCGTGTGGTACCAGCCAGAATATGATAGATTGCCCTACTTGTATCAAGAAAAGGGAATCAATTATGAAGATAATATCTTGGAGCCAGCAATTAGTGCCGCGGCACGTAGCGTTGTGGGCCGCTACACTCCTGAACAATTGTATTCTAGTAAGCGTGACGTGATTCAAAGTGAGATTCTTGAAGAAGCGCGCAAAGAGTTGGAAAGCCAATACGTCCAAGTGAATCGAGTACTTGTAAAAGATGTTACGCTGCCGCCTAAAATTAAGGAAGCTATTGAGCGTAAACTCAAGCAAGAGCAAGAAGCGCTAGAGTATGAATTTAGATTGACTAAAGCCAGCAAAGAGGCCGAGCGTCAAAAAATCGATGCAGAAGGTAAAGCAGTTGCAAACCAAATTCTAAGCGCTTCCCTAACTGACAAGATTTTGACCGAAAAAGGAATAGAAGCCACCCTTAAACTTGCCGAAAGCCCTAATAGCAAAGTTATTGTTGTGGGAGGCGGTGAAAATGGTGGACTACCTATTATCCTAGGCAATCAGTAA
- the fabG gene encoding 3-oxoacyl-[acyl-carrier-protein] reductase has product MKLLEGKNVIITGGSRGIGKGIVQVFAEHGANVAFTYASSEGPALELEKQISAMGVKAKAFKSNAADYDDAHNFVSQVLEHFESIDVLINNAGVTKDNLLMRLSEDDFDKVIEINLKSVFNMTKAVQRTMLKQRKGSIINMSSVVGIKGNAGQTNYAASKAGIIGFSKSVALELGSRNIRCNSIAPGFIETEMTGALNEETVQGWRNAIPLKRGGTPEDVANACVFLASDLSAYVTGQTLHVDGGMLT; this is encoded by the coding sequence ATGAAACTTTTAGAAGGTAAAAACGTAATTATCACCGGTGGAAGTCGCGGGATAGGAAAAGGTATTGTGCAGGTGTTTGCAGAACATGGAGCAAATGTTGCCTTTACATATGCCAGTTCTGAAGGTCCAGCCCTTGAGCTAGAAAAGCAAATATCTGCTATGGGCGTGAAGGCTAAGGCGTTTAAAAGTAATGCTGCCGATTATGACGATGCGCATAATTTTGTGAGTCAGGTCCTCGAACATTTTGAATCCATTGATGTGTTGATCAATAACGCGGGTGTAACAAAAGATAATTTGTTAATGCGCTTGTCAGAGGATGATTTTGACAAAGTCATTGAGATCAATCTAAAGTCAGTCTTTAACATGACTAAAGCTGTTCAACGCACCATGCTCAAGCAACGTAAGGGTAGCATCATCAATATGAGTAGCGTAGTTGGAATTAAAGGGAATGCTGGACAAACTAATTATGCGGCTTCTAAGGCCGGTATCATAGGTTTCAGTAAATCTGTAGCATTGGAATTGGGCTCACGCAACATAAGATGTAATAGTATTGCTCCAGGATTTATTGAAACGGAAATGACAGGAGCTTTAAATGAAGAAACAGTTCAAGGTTGGAGGAATGCTATACCATTGAAACGTGGTGGAACTCCTGAAGACGTGGCAAACGCATGTGTTTTCTTGGCGAGCGATCTTTCAGCTTATGTGACTGGGCAGACCCTCCACGTGGATGGCGGAATGCTTACCTAA
- the sucD gene encoding succinate--CoA ligase subunit alpha, which translates to MSVLVNKDSRIIVQGFTGSEGTFHAGQMIDYGTNIVGGVTPGKGGQEHLGKPVFNTVQEAVEKANADVTIIFVPPAFAADAIKEAADAGIKVIITITEGIPVADMVKAADYIKDKDCRLVGPNCPGVITPEEAKVGIMPGFVFKKGKIGIVSKSGTLTYEASDQVVKQGHGISTAIGIGGDPIIGTTTKEAVELFMNDPETDAIVMIGEIGGQLEADAARWIKETGNKKPVIGFIAGETAPAGRTMGHAGAIVGGAEDTAQAKKAIMKECGIHVVDSPAEIGKKVAEVLG; encoded by the coding sequence ATGAGCGTTTTAGTAAACAAGGATTCTAGAATTATTGTTCAAGGTTTCACCGGTAGTGAAGGTACATTTCACGCCGGGCAAATGATTGATTATGGAACTAATATAGTAGGAGGTGTAACGCCAGGAAAAGGTGGTCAAGAACATTTGGGCAAGCCAGTGTTTAATACTGTTCAAGAAGCTGTTGAAAAAGCAAATGCTGATGTTACGATCATTTTTGTACCGCCCGCTTTTGCTGCTGATGCTATCAAAGAGGCCGCTGATGCAGGGATCAAAGTTATTATAACTATAACTGAGGGTATTCCCGTAGCTGATATGGTAAAGGCAGCAGATTATATTAAAGATAAAGATTGTAGATTAGTAGGACCTAACTGTCCTGGAGTAATTACACCAGAAGAAGCAAAAGTGGGTATCATGCCTGGTTTTGTATTTAAAAAAGGTAAAATAGGTATCGTTTCTAAATCAGGAACACTCACTTACGAGGCTTCTGATCAAGTGGTAAAACAAGGTCATGGAATTTCAACTGCTATTGGTATAGGAGGAGATCCTATCATAGGTACCACCACTAAAGAAGCGGTTGAATTATTTATGAATGATCCTGAAACAGATGCAATTGTAATGATCGGAGAGATAGGTGGACAGCTAGAAGCTGATGCTGCTCGATGGATTAAAGAAACCGGTAATAAAAAACCAGTGATTGGTTTTATAGCTGGTGAAACCGCTCCAGCCGGTCGTACTATGGGACATGCTGGTGCAATTGTAGGAGGTGCAGAAGACACTGCGCAGGCAAAAAAGGCTATCATGAAAGAGTGTGGCATCCATGTAGTGGATTCTCCAGCTGAAATTGGTAAGAAAGTAGCAGAGGTGCTAGGGTAA
- a CDS encoding nuclear transport factor 2 family protein, translated as MSVKAKKIVKKFLDSDVFVNRNLFQDFFHKELKVFWHASSGYREYDYNDYHRLSQSTASFYDSMRCEISHMISDKNEVAARFTVFVKTIENPNEEVPVGYFISIFKLDDEKIVEIHQTSHPSQY; from the coding sequence ATGTCAGTAAAGGCAAAAAAAATCGTCAAAAAGTTTTTGGACTCAGACGTTTTTGTTAATAGAAATCTGTTTCAAGATTTTTTCCACAAGGAGTTGAAAGTCTTCTGGCACGCCAGCAGCGGTTATCGTGAATATGACTATAATGATTATCATAGATTGAGTCAATCTACCGCAAGTTTTTACGACAGTATGAGGTGTGAAATTTCCCACATGATCAGTGATAAGAATGAAGTTGCTGCTCGCTTCACTGTATTTGTGAAAACTATTGAAAACCCTAATGAGGAAGTTCCAGTAGGATATTTTATATCTATTTTTAAATTGGATGATGAAAAAATTGTTGAAATACATCAAACCAGTCATCCAAGTCAATATTAA
- a CDS encoding UDP-3-O-(3-hydroxymyristoyl)glucosamine N-acyltransferase yields MKFPKPHTLKEIATIISCDFVGASDFPVLGMNEIHVVTPGDIVFVDHPKYYDKALESAATVVLINKKVECPEGKALLISDDPFRDFNKLTSYFKPFTAFAKAELSKNSIHKSAIVHPNAVIGNNVKIGANSIIHANVVVGDDCIIGNNVIVQSGTVLGGNAFYYKKRESGYDRLLSGGRVVLEDEVDLGVNCTIDRGVTGDTIIGKGSKLDNQVQIGHDTVLGQRVLIASQTGIAGCVVVGDDVTIWGQVGITSGITIGDRAVISAKAGVSKSLEGDKSYFGIPADDFRSKYKEIASIRKIPELIKRLDDFAKD; encoded by the coding sequence TTGAAATTCCCTAAACCACATACCTTAAAAGAAATTGCGACTATTATTAGTTGTGATTTTGTAGGAGCCTCTGATTTTCCAGTACTGGGAATGAATGAAATTCACGTGGTCACACCTGGTGATATCGTATTTGTGGATCATCCTAAGTACTACGATAAAGCTTTGGAAAGTGCAGCTACCGTAGTTTTGATCAATAAGAAGGTAGAGTGTCCCGAGGGAAAGGCTTTGCTGATCTCTGATGATCCTTTTCGCGATTTTAATAAATTAACGAGTTATTTTAAACCTTTTACCGCTTTCGCGAAAGCGGAACTCTCTAAAAATTCCATCCACAAATCGGCAATTGTTCATCCTAATGCAGTGATAGGTAACAATGTCAAAATAGGAGCAAATAGTATTATTCACGCCAATGTAGTCGTGGGTGATGATTGTATAATCGGCAATAACGTTATTGTACAGTCAGGTACGGTTTTGGGCGGAAACGCATTTTATTACAAGAAAAGAGAATCAGGATATGATCGCCTACTTAGTGGAGGTAGAGTAGTTCTTGAGGATGAAGTAGATCTGGGAGTCAATTGTACCATTGATAGGGGAGTTACAGGGGATACTATCATAGGTAAAGGTTCAAAGTTAGATAATCAAGTTCAAATAGGTCATGATACCGTTCTAGGCCAGCGGGTTCTCATTGCTAGCCAAACTGGAATAGCTGGATGTGTTGTAGTAGGAGATGATGTGACCATATGGGGACAAGTAGGGATCACAAGCGGAATCACAATAGGAGACAGAGCCGTTATATCAGCTAAGGCTGGTGTGAGTAAGTCTCTTGAGGGCGATAAAAGCTACTTTGGGATACCTGCAGATGATTTCCGTTCAAAGTATAAAGAGATCGCAAGCATTCGTAAAATTCCTGAGCTGATAAAGAGATTGGATGATTTTGCAAAAGATTAG
- a CDS encoding class I SAM-dependent methyltransferase, which translates to MAKKKERTLEEIVALEAKIHNEGSLDRTRIRKLRRHAFYYSYQREKKIFDQLIKDTFHNKNILEIGSHSWISWIKDRAVPKKLTCINISEKELQTGKDYAPNVSYPVEFHLMDANNLTFPDETFDVVYGGAILHHLDIEMSVGHIHRVLKPGGKIIFLEPLNMNPLYKLWRKLNPKERTPDEHALVTKDFKFIRSKFTFDHYFFDFFSVFTGFASLKIYGDKNYDNWLNKLGHKLDVSISKIDFLHPLFARTIIYGEKK; encoded by the coding sequence ATGGCAAAGAAGAAAGAAAGAACCCTAGAAGAAATTGTTGCCCTTGAGGCAAAAATTCATAATGAAGGTTCTCTGGATCGCACTAGAATACGCAAACTAAGAAGGCATGCGTTTTACTATTCATATCAGCGTGAGAAGAAGATTTTTGATCAATTAATTAAGGATACTTTTCATAATAAGAATATCCTTGAAATAGGTTCTCACAGCTGGATTTCTTGGATAAAGGATAGAGCTGTGCCTAAGAAATTGACTTGTATCAATATCAGCGAGAAGGAATTACAAACTGGTAAAGATTACGCTCCTAACGTATCCTACCCAGTAGAATTTCATCTCATGGACGCAAACAATCTCACATTTCCTGACGAGACTTTTGATGTTGTATACGGTGGCGCGATTTTACATCATCTAGATATTGAAATGTCAGTAGGCCATATTCATAGAGTGTTGAAGCCTGGAGGTAAGATTATTTTTCTCGAACCGTTGAACATGAACCCATTGTACAAACTTTGGAGAAAATTGAATCCAAAAGAGCGCACACCAGATGAGCATGCTTTAGTAACTAAAGATTTTAAATTTATAAGGTCAAAGTTCACTTTTGATCATTACTTTTTTGATTTTTTCAGTGTGTTCACAGGTTTTGCATCTCTAAAGATTTACGGCGATAAAAATTATGACAATTGGTTGAATAAACTAGGTCATAAACTCGATGTCAGTATCTCTAAAATTGACTTCCTACATCCACTCTTTGCTCGTACTATAATTTACGGTGAGAAAAAATAA
- the efp gene encoding elongation factor P — MASTSDIRKGLCIRYNHDIFKIIEFLHVKPGKGPAFVRTKLKSVTTGKVIDNTFSAGHKIEDIRVETHSFQYLYKEGDLYHFMNQENYEQITLPESSLDAPDLMKEGEVVSIQINTEDNSPLSVDMPQYVVLEVTATEPGVKGNTATNATKPATVETGARVNVPLFINEGDIIRIDTEKGAYQERMKQ, encoded by the coding sequence ATGGCTAGTACAAGTGATATCAGAAAAGGGTTATGTATAAGATACAACCACGATATATTTAAAATTATTGAATTCCTTCATGTAAAACCAGGTAAGGGTCCTGCTTTTGTTAGAACTAAGTTGAAATCAGTTACAACTGGTAAGGTTATAGATAATACATTTTCTGCCGGTCATAAGATTGAAGATATACGAGTAGAGACTCATTCTTTTCAGTATTTGTATAAAGAAGGCGATTTATATCATTTCATGAATCAAGAGAATTATGAGCAAATCACACTTCCAGAATCCTCTTTAGATGCGCCAGACTTGATGAAAGAGGGCGAAGTTGTGAGCATTCAAATAAACACTGAAGATAATTCTCCTCTTTCTGTAGATATGCCCCAGTACGTAGTTCTTGAAGTAACTGCTACTGAACCTGGAGTAAAAGGTAATACAGCTACTAATGCCACTAAACCTGCAACAGTCGAGACAGGTGCAAGAGTTAACGTTCCTTTATTCATTAATGAAGGGGATATCATTAGGATAGATACTGAAAAAGGTGCTTATCAAGAAAGGATGAAGCAATAA
- the lpxA gene encoding acyl-ACP--UDP-N-acetylglucosamine O-acyltransferase produces MNQPLAYVHPGAKIAKNVVIEPFTTIHNDVVIGEGTWIGSNVTIMEGARIGKNVNIFPGAVISAIPQDKKFEDEDTVTIIGDNTTIRECVTINRGTSDRKKTVIGKNCWIMAYCHIAHDCIIGDHCIFSNNSTLAGHITVGDHVVLAGMAAVQQFCQIGAHSFVTGGSLVRKDVPPFVKAGREPLSYVGINSVGLRRRGFELEKIREIQDIFRILYQKNYNVSQAVDIIEAEMSATPERDEILLFIKNSKRGIMRGYIGSN; encoded by the coding sequence ATGAATCAACCATTAGCATACGTACATCCTGGAGCAAAAATCGCTAAAAATGTAGTGATCGAACCATTCACTACGATACATAACGATGTAGTAATAGGAGAAGGTACATGGATCGGTTCAAATGTGACAATTATGGAAGGTGCTCGTATCGGGAAAAATGTAAATATTTTTCCTGGAGCGGTAATAAGTGCTATTCCACAAGATAAAAAATTTGAAGATGAGGATACGGTGACCATCATTGGCGATAATACCACAATAAGAGAATGTGTTACGATCAACCGTGGAACCAGTGATCGTAAAAAAACGGTAATCGGCAAAAACTGCTGGATTATGGCTTATTGTCACATTGCTCATGATTGTATCATAGGTGACCATTGTATATTTTCAAACAATAGCACTTTAGCAGGTCATATAACGGTGGGTGATCACGTTGTTCTTGCTGGTATGGCGGCTGTTCAACAGTTTTGTCAAATAGGCGCCCATTCTTTTGTTACTGGAGGTTCATTGGTTCGTAAAGATGTACCGCCCTTTGTAAAAGCCGGTCGTGAACCTTTGAGCTATGTAGGTATTAACTCAGTGGGATTGCGACGTCGTGGATTTGAACTTGAGAAGATCAGGGAGATTCAAGATATCTTCAGAATCCTATATCAAAAAAATTATAATGTCTCTCAAGCGGTGGATATAATCGAAGCTGAAATGAGCGCTACTCCAGAAAGAGACGAGATCTTATTATTCATTAAAAACTCAAAACGAGGTATCATGAGAGGATACATCGGTAGCAATTAA
- a CDS encoding bifunctional UDP-3-O-[3-hydroxymyristoyl] N-acetylglucosamine deacetylase/3-hydroxyacyl-ACP dehydratase — MIVEEFKQTTIENEVSLSGVGLHTGQEVKLVFKPAPAEHGYAFKRIDLEGEPVVEAQAGFVTDTKRGTTLDKNGVQINTCEHVLAALVGLEIDNCLIEIDSSEPPIMDGSSKYFIEAISKAGIKELDALRTEFVVKEVISYRDEESGSEVMIMPSDKYQVTTMVDFGTKVLGTQNATLENLSDFKDEIADARTFSFLHEIEMLLEHGLIKGGDLNNAIVYVDKELSEKTTESLKKAFNKDNITIKPNGILDNLTLHYPNEAARHKLLDVVGDLALIGYRLRGKVIATKPGHFVNTQFAKKVSKIIKKEIRDNVPVVDAAKPPLMDVCKIMDVLPHRPPFLLVDKIHELNEKTVIGSKGVTMNEPFFVGHFPGQPVMPGVLIVEAMAQTGGILVLSTVPDPENYLTFFMKMDNVKFKRKVVPGDMLIFKCDLISPIRRGIAHMQAYAYANGTLCAEAELMAQISKVKE, encoded by the coding sequence ATGATAGTAGAAGAATTCAAACAAACTACCATTGAGAATGAGGTGTCGCTTTCTGGAGTGGGACTTCACACAGGTCAAGAGGTGAAGCTTGTATTTAAACCAGCGCCTGCTGAACATGGCTACGCTTTTAAGAGAATTGACTTAGAAGGTGAGCCTGTCGTTGAAGCTCAAGCGGGCTTTGTGACAGATACAAAGAGAGGCACTACTTTAGACAAGAATGGTGTGCAAATCAATACCTGTGAGCACGTTCTCGCCGCCCTAGTCGGATTAGAAATTGACAATTGTCTCATAGAGATCGATAGTAGTGAGCCACCTATTATGGATGGTTCCTCAAAATATTTTATTGAGGCTATCTCTAAAGCTGGTATTAAGGAACTAGACGCGTTACGCACAGAGTTTGTAGTTAAAGAGGTTATATCATACCGTGATGAAGAATCAGGTAGTGAGGTCATGATTATGCCTAGCGACAAGTATCAGGTTACTACGATGGTAGACTTTGGGACAAAAGTTTTAGGGACTCAAAATGCAACGCTGGAAAACCTGAGTGATTTTAAAGATGAAATCGCAGATGCCAGAACCTTTAGTTTTCTTCATGAAATAGAAATGCTCTTAGAGCATGGCTTGATTAAGGGTGGAGATCTCAATAATGCGATCGTCTATGTAGACAAAGAGCTTTCTGAAAAAACAACGGAAAGTCTTAAAAAAGCATTCAATAAAGACAACATAACCATTAAACCAAATGGTATTCTGGATAATTTGACGTTGCATTATCCTAACGAGGCTGCTCGTCATAAGCTGCTAGATGTGGTGGGTGACTTAGCACTTATAGGATATAGATTAAGAGGAAAAGTGATCGCCACAAAACCAGGACATTTTGTGAATACCCAGTTTGCTAAAAAAGTGAGTAAGATCATTAAAAAGGAGATTAGGGATAACGTGCCAGTTGTAGATGCTGCAAAGCCTCCACTTATGGACGTTTGCAAGATAATGGATGTTCTCCCTCATAGGCCACCATTCCTTCTCGTGGATAAAATCCATGAGCTGAATGAAAAAACAGTAATTGGCTCTAAAGGAGTCACAATGAACGAGCCTTTTTTCGTAGGTCATTTCCCAGGTCAGCCAGTAATGCCAGGAGTGTTAATTGTTGAAGCGATGGCGCAAACGGGTGGTATTTTAGTATTGAGTACAGTTCCCGACCCAGAGAATTACTTAACATTCTTCATGAAAATGGATAATGTCAAATTTAAAAGAAAAGTTGTTCCAGGTGATATGCTCATATTTAAATGTGATTTAATTAGCCCTATAAGAAGAGGTATCGCCCATATGCAGGCATACGCATATGCAAATGGTACATTGTGTGCTGAGGCAGAACTTATGGCTCAAATTTCAAAAGTTAAAGAATGA
- the lpxD gene encoding UDP-3-O-(3-hydroxymyristoyl)glucosamine N-acyltransferase codes for MKFSVGQIAEALNGKVEGNPEEEVFTLSKIEEAEKGSLCFLSNPKYFHHISTTGATAVIVDDQFKSEEKLDCTLIRVDDAYASFTQILKMVNEVRSRKEGIEPQSFIHDTAEYGESLYLGAFAYVGSNVKLGNRVKIYPQAYVGDNVTLGNDVVIQAGVKIMPDCIIGDRVVIEAGSIIGADGFGYIPQEDGSYDKIPQIGNVIIGNDVNIGALTTIDRATMGSTVIKDGVKLDNQIQIGHNVEIDKHTAIAAQTGIAGSSKVGKFCRIGGQVGIAGHLKVGDKVGIQAQSGIGSNIKDGSAIQGSPAFNIGDYNRSYVYFKNLPKLEKRLTDLEKKHS; via the coding sequence ATGAAATTTAGCGTAGGTCAAATTGCAGAAGCCTTGAATGGAAAAGTGGAAGGAAATCCTGAAGAGGAGGTATTTACTTTATCTAAAATTGAGGAAGCAGAAAAGGGTAGTCTATGTTTTCTTTCAAATCCTAAATACTTCCATCACATCAGTACCACAGGTGCCACTGCGGTAATCGTAGATGATCAATTCAAATCAGAGGAAAAGCTCGACTGTACGCTCATTAGAGTAGATGATGCTTATGCAAGCTTCACTCAAATTTTAAAGATGGTGAATGAGGTGCGTTCCCGCAAAGAAGGAATCGAGCCTCAAAGTTTTATTCATGATACAGCTGAGTATGGTGAGTCTCTCTATCTTGGAGCATTTGCTTACGTGGGTAGTAATGTCAAATTGGGTAATCGGGTGAAAATTTACCCGCAAGCCTATGTGGGAGATAATGTGACCCTAGGAAATGATGTTGTCATTCAAGCTGGTGTTAAGATCATGCCTGACTGCATAATCGGTGACCGTGTGGTCATTGAGGCTGGCAGTATCATAGGAGCAGATGGTTTTGGGTATATACCTCAAGAAGATGGCAGTTACGACAAAATACCTCAAATAGGAAATGTAATCATTGGAAATGACGTGAACATAGGGGCTCTAACGACTATCGATCGCGCGACTATGGGTAGTACTGTAATTAAGGACGGTGTTAAATTAGATAACCAGATTCAAATAGGTCACAACGTAGAGATTGATAAACATACCGCCATTGCAGCCCAAACGGGCATCGCAGGTAGTAGCAAAGTCGGTAAATTTTGCCGCATAGGCGGTCAAGTGGGGATCGCAGGTCACCTTAAGGTTGGGGATAAAGTTGGAATCCAAGCGCAAAGCGGTATAGGAAGTAATATAAAAGATGGAAGTGCAATTCAAGGGTCTCCTGCCTTCAACATAGGTGATTATAATAGATCCTATGTGTATTTTAAAAATCTTCCAAAACTGGAAAAACGCTTAACTGATTTAGAGAAAAAACATTCATGA
- a CDS encoding HD domain-containing protein produces the protein MKKHNKLKILNDPIYGFISVPSEEIYQLIEHPYFQRLRRITQMGLSYLVYPGAHHTRFHHALGCLHLMQKAVQVLRSKRVAISDAEEDALYKAILLHDIGHGPFSHALENRIVKDVSHEEISLSFMEALNLEFNGSLTMAIQIFKGKYHRPFMLELISSQLDIDRMDYLKRDSFYTGVAEGNINSQRLIAMLNVIDDQLVVEEKGLYSVENFLSGRRLMYWQVYLHKTGIGAEHLLQSFIQRALELIAQGISVSLPDTLKFFLTSRNLDFKNARVLDRFALLDDSDVIMALKMNRNHKDFVLSELSKMILERELLKIKFTKKQTSPEKVEKKKQKLQQQYGISDHESSYFVFTGQVTNSAYAKAKPIKILSKSGKLTELIKAGKEESFKALANSVTKYYCCFPKIRD, from the coding sequence TTGAAAAAGCATAACAAACTTAAAATTTTAAACGATCCCATTTACGGATTTATTTCCGTGCCCAGTGAGGAGATTTATCAACTCATCGAGCATCCGTACTTTCAGCGATTGCGTCGCATCACACAAATGGGATTGAGTTATCTCGTTTATCCTGGAGCTCATCACACCCGTTTTCATCACGCCTTGGGATGTTTGCATCTTATGCAAAAAGCAGTCCAAGTGCTTCGCTCAAAAAGGGTTGCAATTTCTGATGCTGAGGAAGATGCGCTTTACAAAGCCATTTTGTTACATGACATAGGTCACGGCCCGTTCTCCCATGCACTTGAAAATAGGATCGTTAAGGACGTTTCCCACGAGGAGATTTCACTAAGTTTTATGGAGGCGCTCAACCTTGAGTTTAACGGAAGTTTAACCATGGCGATTCAAATCTTCAAGGGGAAATACCACCGCCCATTTATGCTGGAGCTTATCTCCAGTCAGCTTGATATAGATCGTATGGATTATCTCAAGCGCGACAGTTTTTATACCGGCGTGGCCGAAGGTAATATTAACAGCCAGCGACTAATTGCGATGCTCAATGTGATTGATGATCAACTTGTCGTTGAAGAAAAAGGGCTGTACAGCGTCGAGAATTTTCTCTCGGGCCGCAGGCTTATGTACTGGCAAGTGTACTTACACAAAACGGGAATAGGAGCAGAACATCTGTTGCAATCCTTTATTCAAAGAGCATTGGAATTAATTGCTCAGGGAATCTCCGTGTCGTTGCCAGATACGCTCAAATTTTTTCTTACCAGCAGAAATCTAGATTTCAAAAATGCTCGAGTTTTGGATCGGTTTGCACTTCTTGATGATTCCGATGTCATTATGGCACTTAAAATGAATCGCAATCACAAAGACTTTGTTTTGAGCGAATTGTCTAAAATGATTCTTGAAAGAGAGCTCCTGAAAATTAAGTTCACCAAGAAACAGACCAGTCCTGAAAAAGTGGAAAAGAAAAAGCAGAAACTTCAGCAGCAATACGGTATAAGTGATCATGAGAGTAGCTACTTTGTGTTTACTGGGCAGGTTACTAATTCCGCTTACGCGAAAGCGAAACCCATAAAAATCCTTTCCAAATCAGGAAAACTTACCGAATTGATCAAAGCAGGAAAAGAGGAAAGTTTCAAGGCGCTAGCAAATTCTGTAACAAAATACTACTGCTGCTTTCCCAAAATTAGGGATTGA